The sequence ACTGTGAGATGTTCACAGTAGGAGCAAAGACCTTTGCAAAATGCGTGCCAAAGAGTGAGTCGAGGTCAACTCATGTCATACCTATTAAAtgcattcatgtacatgtacagcattttttattttatttatacctttcttgcacatgcatgcatagattaCTCAGCAACCTGTGAAGAACTGCAATGTGAAGCAAGCAACAGCACCTGCAAGGTGTATTCCAATGAGAACATCGAGTTTACTTTCTGTCAGCCTCAGAGTGAGTTTTTTTCTGCCCCTtcacaatgataattatgttacattTCATGGACGAAAGAAATCATCTCGTTAATCTTTTTCAATTTGCAGAAATTACTATGAAGGACACGAAAGAGAAACCCAGCAAGCTTAGGCCTGACAGCAATCAGAATGTGACAAAAGACAAGAACGATGATGAACTAGAGGAGTCAAGCCATCGCAATCGTACAAAGGCAGAGAAACCAGAGGAGAAAAGCAAACTCGGTCAGTCAGGCTCTCGCAATAGTATCCGACCTGTGTCACCTAAGCCCACTGAACTGACACCTCAGCGACCTTCCAGACCCACTGCAGCTAGACCACAGAGACCTGCTAAACCAACTGGAACAACACCACAGCAACCAAAAAAGCCGGCTGAGTCTACACCACAGCAGCCTGAAACGTCAGAAAGTCCCAACCCTGAAAGCGATGACGGAAAAAAAGATTCTGATCGATCTGGGAGACCAAATCGACCAAATCGACCAAATCGACCAAAACGAGCTTTTCCCGGTCGCAATAAACTTGGCAATATGAGACACGAGCAACCAGATAAGTCAAAACAGATTAATCGCCAACACAACAACACCAGCAACTGCAGTCGCACGAAAGGAGAGGGTCTTAGGCCTTGCAGCAACTACATAAAAAATGGCACAAAACCTGATAAGCTTGAAAAAGACAACTCTCGTAATGGCACACATAACAGTACAGAATCTCACAAGACCAAGCGACCTGGAAAACATGATAAGCCAGAGCAACATAACAAGCCAATGAAAAATGCTCAGACAAATACAGCTAAGCCAACGGGAGCACCACTACAACGACCTACGAAGCCAAACTCTGCTAGACCACAGCGACCCAGGCCGACAAAACCATTGAGTGTTACAGAACGTCCCATGCAGCAGAAAGTTCCTGGGCGTGGTGGTAAACCTAAGCCTTGAACCAGCTATAGAACATAGAAGTGACTTTTCTATATAGCGAGTGtatctaattataattatacatacctaATTTGCTTTGATACACTgttaacaaataattatatggcttGTAATAATTGTGTTGATGTGATACACGTATAATTTGAATCTTGAGCATTGGAGAATCAGGCCtaacaaaaccataattatataggattaTTGTTCATTGATCACCAAAGTTCAGTCAGTCCCACATTAATAGAGTGTGATTTGAGTCAACCTTATTATAATATTGATAGATTGAATGAACATTGTCTATTGTAACGAT is a genomic window of Halichondria panicea chromosome 15, odHalPani1.1, whole genome shotgun sequence containing:
- the LOC135349446 gene encoding sporozoite surface protein 2-like; this translates as MKFLVLACIVLALGAVDSKKDGCSGAKKCKKARLCDQLGCDSDLENCEMFTVGAKTFAKCVPKNYSATCEELQCEASNSTCKVYSNENIEFTFCQPQKITMKDTKEKPSKLRPDSNQNVTKDKNDDELEESSHRNRTKAEKPEEKSKLGQSGSRNSIRPVSPKPTELTPQRPSRPTAARPQRPAKPTGTTPQQPKKPAESTPQQPETSESPNPESDDGKKDSDRSGRPNRPNRPNRPKRAFPGRNKLGNMRHEQPDKSKQINRQHNNTSNCSRTKGEGLRPCSNYIKNGTKPDKLEKDNSRNGTHNSTESHKTKRPGKHDKPEQHNKPMKNAQTNTAKPTGAPLQRPTKPNSARPQRPRPTKPLSVTERPMQQKVPGRGGKPKP